A window of Theropithecus gelada isolate Dixy chromosome 14, Tgel_1.0, whole genome shotgun sequence contains these coding sequences:
- the LOC112607024 gene encoding olfactory receptor 8B12-like, with protein sequence MPAKNSSSVTEFILSGLTDQPGLQIPLFLLFLGFYVVTVVGNLGLITLTGLNSHLHIPMYFFLFNLSFIDFSHSTTLTPKMRMSFVSKKNIISYAGCMTQYFFFCFFVFSESYILSAMAYDRHVAICNPLLYTVTMSPQMCLLLLLGVYGMGVFGAVTHMGNITFMSFCGDNLVNHYMCDLLPLLELSCNSTYINLLVVFIIVTIGFGVPIVTIFISYGFILSSILHISSTEGRSKAFSTCSSHIIVVSLFFGSGAFMYLKPPSSLPLDQGNVSSIFYTAVMPM encoded by the coding sequence ATGCCTGCCAAGAACTCCTCCTCCGTGACAGAGTTTATCCTCTCAGGCTTAACCGACCAGCCGGGACTCCAgatccccctcttcctcctgtttCTAGGTTTCTACGTGGTCACGGTGGTGGGGAACCTGGGTTTGATAACCCTGACAGGGCTCAACTCTCACCTGCATATTCCCATGTACTTTTTCCTCTTCAACTTGTCCTTCATAGATTTTAGTCATTCCACTACCCTCACCCCTAAAATGCGGATGAGTTTTGTCTCAAAGAAGAACATCATTTCCTATGCAGGGTGTATGActcagtattttttcttctgtttctttgttttttctgaatCCTATATTCTATCGGCGATGGCGTATGACCGCCACGTGGCCATCTGTAACCCACTGTTGTACACGGTCACCATGTCTCCCCAGATGTGTTTGCTCCTTTTGCTGGGTGTCTATGGGATGGGGGTTTTTGGGGCTGTGACTCATATGGGAAACATAACGTTTATGTCCTTTTGTGGAGACAACCTTGTCAATCACTACATGTGtgacctccttcctctccttgaGCTCTCTTGCAACAGCACTTACATAAATTTGCTGGTGGTTTTTATTATTGTGACCATTGGCTTTGGGGTGCCAATTGTCACCATTTTTATCTCTTATGGTTTTATTCTTTCCAGCATTCTCCACATTAGCTCCACAGAGGGCAGGTCTAAAGCCTTCAGTACCTGCAGTTCCCACATAATTGTGGTATCGCTGTTCTTTGGGTCAGGTGCTTTCATGTACCTCAAACCACCTTCTAGTCTACCCCTGGACCAGGGGAATGTGTCCTCCATTTTTTATACTGCTGTAATGCCCATGTAG